AAAGGAGCAGGACTCCCCCCACTGATAGGTGCGTGATCACTACTAGAACTGAAGTTGATCCTGGTCTGTGGCTTCCTGGGAAGCACTGGAGATGCTTGGTTACAGGGGCTGAGATGCATGGGGTTTAATCTAGCTTGGCCTCTTCTGGGAAGCAGAGGCCAGCAGagaggctggctcagttgctacCCTGTGCTGGTCTCTTAGATACTAGACTGGTCCTGGCCAACCCTCCCAAGACTCTCTGCCCTGCGCAGCTGTCCTGCTTCCTCCCCGggggctctccccacccccaccccaaccagtGGGCTTTCCCTTGACCCTTACAGAAGGgccaggctgggcagggcagggcagaagcCTCCGGAAACCATTTGCTCCAGTTCCACCTCTGGCTGGATAGCTCTGACTGGCTGGTGCCTGGAGACACACGAGCTGCTCAATATTTCTAATAGCATTCCTGTCTGTAGCTGGAAGTCACGTGACTGTTGCCCAAATCCACCTGTCCTCTGTCATAACTTCTCAAACACTCAAACCTGAGTCGGGACCACATTTCTGAGGACCTGGGCAGAGGGGAATAACGCAGATGCTGCTGCCTGAGGAAATGTGGGAAAATCTAGGGTACCCCACGGAACCCCAGTGACCCAAGAGCACTGGCCCTTTCCATCCCGGGCACCTGCCCAAGTACCCACCATAAGAAAGCCGAGGGTCCCGATTGGACTGCGGGTCTCCGATGGGGACAGAGATGGTGGGCATCCCCATCAAACAGCGGGGTAAGAGTGTGGCTGGAGGCAAGGAGTCCAGAGAGAAGTTGTCTCTGACGACACAGATGGGCTTCCCGGTGAGATCTGTGAAGGGGTAGAGGCCATGggaaggagggcctgggtggaCCCCAGGAACACCGGGAGgccaggaggaggctggaggacaGGGGGAGCATGGCCCCCACTTCTTCCAATAACCTCAAGCCCATAGACTGCTGGGGCCGTGCAGGCCCTGCAGCCACAGACACTTAACCCACACGAGGACACTGATGGGACGTGCTTGGGGTCACCCagcaagtcaggcagagatgacATAAGAACCTAGTCTTCCTAGGACCCTAGTCCTGgggtcctttttattttcaaggacAGAACTGGAGGTTGGCAGCTTAAAAAGGAGGACTTGACCCTTACAGAagggccaggctggggtggggcatGAAGCCACAGTCTGTGACCAGAGGTTCCTGGATCCCTCAGATCGTAGGGAATAAGGTTTAGCCACACTCTCTGGATAAAATGCCTTGCCATCTGTCAGCTTGTGCAGGGCGCTCTGGAGGTGGTGTTGAGGGCTTTACACATGAGGACCCTCCTGGCTTAAGGTCTGTGTGACCACATATAATCGTTACATAGCGAAGCTTTGAGGACCAGACTGGTTAGGACTCAGCATGCTGGcttgttctctcttcctgaaaCACTTTCTTTTTGGTCCCAGGCCCCACTCTCCTGGTCCCTCCTAACTTGCTGGCTGCTCCTCAccatctctgctccttctcaTCTATCTTCTTGGCTTTGGGGTCCCTGGACTCAGCCCCCAGGCTCTCCTCTCCTGAGTCACCCATTCAGGCATGCAACTTCAAATGCCTTCCCTCCTCGAATGGCGGCCACATTGACATCTCTGGCCTGACTCCAGGCCCAGATGCCTACTCTGCCCTTCCACCCCCAAGCCTGAAAGGTACCTGGCATCTCACATCTCCCAGGTCCTGGGCCAATTCCTCGttccttccctgccctctgctggccCGTGCTTCAGGCTTTTTTGTTTGATTCTGGATTTCTAGTCACTGAGGCCCAGCACCTGGGAGTCTGCCTTgagtcctctctgcccttcccactcaTTTTTAACCAATCTGCAAATCCTGTTGGCCTTACCTCGGTATATCTCTAGAGCAGGGCCACTAACTTTCCACTGCTACCTCTTTGGTCTACACCACCATCCAGACAGAGGCCAAGAGGTCCTGTCACTTCTTTATCTTCAACCTTCCAATGGCTCCCATTGACTCAGAGAGACAGATGGTTTAATGGTAATTGGGGTGACTTTGAGGGCCCACACCATCTAgacccccaccacctccctggTGTAGCTCCCTTCTACCCCTCCTTACTccattccagccacactggcttccttgCCGTTCCTCCAGCAGAACCAGGATacatgcctcagggcctttgaacTTGCTGTTCCCAGCTGGGACATTCTTTCCCCAATATCCACATGGTTCATGCCCTCTCTGCTCAGATCCCATGGTACTGATCAGGTCTCCTCCCCTCCAGGGCCTTGGCACTTACCACACTCTGCCACCTTATCTATTTCCTATTCTTCCCCATCAGAGTCCATTCCATGAGGGCATGGACTGTTTTTTCCTGTTGTATCCTCAGGGCCTAAAAAATGTGCCTGACCTGTAGTTCACACGGAATAGATACTTGATGAATGGATGGCCAAGTGGATGAATTGGCCTGAGGCAGAGAACAGAGTTCAGTTCCGGGGCAGAACATTCACCCCTTTCTCTGACTTGTAAAAGGGCAGAATTGGCAATGAGGGAATTCCTGTAGGGCTGCACAGTCTGCCCTTGGAGTCTGCCCCTCTGGTCAAGTCTTCACTTGACCAAGTGCTTGCCAGTGGGCCAGGCAGCTCTGTGGCCCTGCCCAAATCCCTATCCTCCGTGGGCCCCAGCTCAGAAACAGGAGCTGGGGGCCTCTTTTTCCAAGTTCCAAGACCGGCCCACCGCCTTCAGCCAGGCCCTGGAGGCCCCCAGGCCTACCTTGGATGTGGGTCACGCGCTGCGGATGGGGGCGGTGCCGGGAGAAGAAGGAGTGGTGACTGAGGCGCCCGAAGCGGTAGGCCACAGGGGTTTGGGGCTTGGGGGTGCTCAGTGCCGCCTGGATCAGCTGAAAGTCCACGATCCCCGGGATCCTCAGTTCTTTCTGTGGGCTGCTGTTTCGGTGGCTCTGTAGCCGGTACCCTGACTTCTTTTCAGGCTTCAGCTCAGCCCTTGGACTGAAAGAGACGGTCAAGGAGAAGCTAATGGAGCCTCCTGGCATCAGCCCCCACCCAcgctcagagctcagagcttaGATGTAGTCCTGAGACATGCTGAAATCAGTTTCCAGGATTTCACTTTTACCCCCATGGCACCCGAAGGCAGGCCTCCCCCGCACCCCTGGGTCCTTTCCCAACTCGTGCAATCCCGCCTCAGGGAGCCTTCCGTCTTCCTAAGCTGTATTCGCAGGGAGCGAAGATCTATTTGAGAGAACTCAGATGAATCTCCCATGATCTCAGCTTTCTCCCAGAAACCATCTCTGAAGCCAGAAAAAGAAGCCATAGACCCACCTACGCATCCAAATACCTGGGATGGAGCAAAGGTATATTATATACACCTCCAGGGGCACGGGGCGGACACAGCCAGGGCCTCTCCCCACGCCAACGGTTGGCAGCCCAGGGGGAGCCAGCTGtaggcagccccccccccactggccCTGCGCCCTCCAGGCAGACTTGGCCCAGACTCAGTGTCCAGGGGCCAAAGCTGGAGCAGCAAGTCCAGACCACGCCAGCGTGTCCTTTGCGGTAGGGGCCCCTCCCAGGCGATGTGGAGCTGATGGGGCAGAGTTGCAACGCCACAGGGAAGAGTCAAGCTGTGGCTTGGCTTGGCTGGAGACAAGCTTCTCAGGTTGTCTGTCTTCCACCCTGCACCCCTTCCCTCTCCCGATGGTGCTGGGCCTGCCTCCAGAGGAGGAGCTCAAGGTCAATCCAGCAAGGATCCAAAGGTGGGTCGTTCTCCACCTGGGGCCTGGTGGGACCACCTGCCTGCACGCTGTCTGCACTCCCTTCTCCTGGTGGCCCTGGTTGGAGGGAGTCCTTCTGGAGAACATATGGACTCTGGATATGCTAGGCAAGACGCTCTGCCCCTTGACCCTCTGAGGATTTTGCTGACCAGGCCCCCCGAGTTTTCTGTGCTGTCCTCCAGTGGCCTCTAAGGGATCTGGgacttaaagaaataaagcaaacctTCTCTGAAAAATGCAGTTACTTGGTCTTCCCTACCTCCAACTGATAGAGGGAGTCACCCTTTTAAGAACCCCAGGAATTCTTGCGCTCGGTGTTTCTACCCGCTTCCACTAGGTCCCCCTGGTGACCTCTGCTAACTCAGGCCTGAGAACCCATGGGGGGTCAGGCTGATGGCAGCAGAGGGTGAGGAAGGACTGCCTCTCTTGGcccctcagtcagttgagttccCCCAGACCACATTTGTCTCCCaccatgcccctccccaaccaccCCTTTGGTCAGCAGAGTGGGCACTTGGGGTCCTACCTCATCagtggatgttcaaccaactgggccTTCACCTCTGTAGCCATTGTGAACTTCCTAACGGTTAAAGACCAGCACGCTTAACCCTAGTGCTGAAGGTGGTAACAGGAACTCTCACAGATGGTGGTTGGAGTTGTAAACCGGCACAGACACTTGGGGGAGAAAAATTGGCAGTAACTCATGAAACTGAATGCTTGCATGCTGTACCAATCAGCACTTCCTCTCCCAGACATTTGCCCAAGCGAAGGGCAAACGGTGCCATTTGTGAGACTGTTCAGACAAACATTGCTCAAGTCGAAAAACACCAAATGTCCAGTGGCCGAAGAATGGACCAATGAGCTGTGCTCCATGTGGTAGCTGAACATCACATCGCAATGAAAATGGACCAGAGCTACCTTGACCGGCATCGGCGAATCTTACAAATGGAATTGCAAAGTCTGGGAACGCAGGTCCCAGAAAACCTTATAGCCTgggatcatttttaaaagtaaagtgtAAAAGCAAGCAAAAGTATCACAAATGTGATAAAAAGGGAACGAGGGCAAGAAAATGCTAACTGCATGAGTCAGCTAGTGGCTGTTTCTGAGGGAAGTCAGGGAGGGGGGTGAAATGGGAGGGGAGGACACGCGATGGGTTAATGATGATATTCTAGTTTTGGTTTGAGAGGTGCCTTTGCTGGTGCTCATGATGATGTGAAATAAACTAAATTAGTGGAGTGGATGAGAGATGATAGTTGTCGAAGAATTGTGATCAGTCTAAATCTATAGATCTGAATACAGCTATAGagacatgcatacacacatacatttccaTATGCACaaatctatctattatctatctgtctgtctgtctgtctgtctgtctgtctccgaAGTGCAGGGGGTGCAGGTTTAAAGAATGAGGTTGGGATGAGAAGTCAGTGCATTCTGAAATTTAACTCTCGGTCACAAGATCCACACGGGACCCCAGAGATCTCCAGGGCCCAACCCTTCTCCAGCTAGGGTGGAACTGGGGGACAGGCCTTCCTGAGACTGGGGAAGGAGAGGCTTTGAGGTCACACAGCACGGAGCCAGGAGTCCTGACTTGACGTCTCTGATCTTTTCTCTAAAGAGAAAAACTGTTGGCAGTACTTCCTTCGGAGGAAGTGTAGGACGCCCTTGATGAGGGGGGCTGGGCTCTAGAGCACTTACATGCCACGGGCTTGAGGACAGGCCATTTGGGAGCCCCGACCCCATCTGCCTACAGGAGAAAGTACTTGTTAGAACCGAGACTTTTGAATGCTTTTGTCAGTGCGCTCTTATTAAGAAACTCATTGTTACATCGTGACCTGATTcacgtgtgcgtgtgcacacacttTTGTGTATGTGATACTGAAGCAAAAACATCCTAAGGCAACACTGACTCTTGCTACATCTGATGCACCATGACATATTCATCCtacttcttgttttcattttgtaaatgttagATGTGACCCATTACATTTTATAAGCCACTAATAGGTCACAGCTGCTGTAGAAAGGTCAACAGGGACTCTAGCAGGCCAGGCCTGCTTTTCCGGAGCGGAATGGCACGGGCCCCACTGTGTCCACCTCTGCCCtcacttccctctctgcctaaAAGCCCCAACCAGCTGGGTCTAAGGTGTCTGGGTCACTTGGGCAGCCTGGGACCGGGACCAGCTGGGTCTAAGGTGTCTGGACACTCACACCAATCCTGAGACCGAACATCCCTTTCCCatctcagccccccacccccaccccgggctccTGTCTGGCTCTAGTGTCCGTTTCCACCCCTGGAGAGATCCGTGGACTCACCGACGCTAGTGCCCACTACAGCATGTGGCTGAGAAGTCCCTGCTGCCTGAGCAGAAAGGAGCAAGAGGACACGTCAAAAGGAAGGCTCGCTGGTTCTGTGGGCAAGCTGGCTGGGCTTTGTGACTACATGAGCCAGGGGTTGCTAGGTTACTCTTCCCCACACTCCAGAACCACACTGCCAGCGCCCCTCTCCTCACCACCCAGCTCCTCTTACCCCTCCACGTTCCCTCCAAgttccctccccactgcccccggCACTGTGTTTACAGTGGGGGCCCAGGAAGATGATAAGAGTCTGGGGCAggcagcaggcagagagagaagctggcAAAGAAGGTTGATGGAGCTGGGTCCCTGCCTTGTCCGCCCAACCGGGTCTGATGCCAGCGTAGCGGGCTCCACCTCTACACGTGCCATTTCTGGGGACTGATTTCCAACCAGCTGATTCTTAGCTGGAAGGAAAGAGGCTGCCCAAGTGACCCAGAGCATCTCTCCAGCCCCACTCTGGGCAGCCTAGCTGGGTGGGAAGACTCTGTGATCTTCAGTTGGGCTGGGGTTTCAATCCGATTCTGTCAGATTCTATCAGATGTCCCACCTTGGGCATGTCACCTGTGCTGCCAGTGACACAGAACAGTGGCAAGAGGCTTGGTTCGAATACTCATTCTGCTACTTctcagctgtgtggcctcagacAGATTAGCTGATGTCTCTGACCCATGATTCCACGTATCTCTGAAATGGAGACGCTATTTACATGTCCTCTCATGGGGTTGTTGGGAAGACTGAGTGACTTAATGCATACTGAGGTGTTTCCAGCAGTGCCAGGCACTAAGTAAGATCCCCTGATGTTACTGTCTATAAGACAGGTAGCCTCCCCTGCTCCCGGTGTCCTTCTGAGGGACAAATGAGCTTAGGCACCTAGGCTTATGCCTGGCACGTAAGAGATGCTCTAAAATGGTAGAAATAATACTCATTATGTCTTGATGGAGAtgggattttttttgagagatagataggatttttttttgagagagagagaaagaaaacaggtgagcgtgagcagaggaggggcagggagagggggacagaggatctgaagcaggttcttcACAGATAGTGGAGatccagatgcagggcttgaactcatgaactgtgagatcatgacctgagctgaaggcagatgcttaaccgactgagccacccaggtccccctagaGATAGGATTTACACctatatataggtatataggtGGGATGAGTCCTTAGTCTGAGAACTACCTTGCGTAATTCACTTGGTTTCTCTGAGGCTCAACTTGGACACCTGGAAAATCTATCCCTTATTCCCCTATGGGTGTGATGGGATCAGACACCGTGTCAGGGGCAAACAGGTTCTGTAAACTAAGGAAAGTGTCTGATGTGGTGTCTTCTTCCtccaaggaagaaaagggaggaaaattaGAGGCAAACCCATCCCCTTCAAAAGTTCTGCCCCTCCCAGGTGAGGGTGGTGACCCTGATCCTGACCTTGCCCCAAATGGCTCTCCAACCATACAGGTCACAATGATCTTGTATAAGTAGGGCTGTTTCTGGTGCCTGTCTCTGCTGGAATGAGGTGACCCCTTTGAAACCATTCTGCAAGCCCCCTCTTCCACGCTCCTGGGAATCCTGGCTACTATTATGATCATCGATCCTGtgtttgaagaaagagaaagctttcttccctcctgcccagccccttCCTGCTGCTTCCTGCACGCTTGGGAAATCCCACTGTGGGAGCTCAGCAGCTGACTCTAAAGcccacctcccccttccacccCTTCCATTGTATTCTTCAGAACCAAACACCCGGCCTGCAGGCAGAATACCTTAGGGAATGTCTTCGACCCTGCTTTGTAAGGCTGTTCCTAAAATTGCTATGGGAACACTTCTCCCTTCTCACCGTCTTCTTTTTAGAGCATCCAACGCAGGAAGTCTGTCTGCCTGGAAATGCTTTGAAGTTTGGCCCtcctgcctggatggctcagttacaAGAGGAGCAATATCAACTTTTCTAGAGcccttgctatgtgccagactctgtgctcatCCTTATCGATAGGTTATCTCAGGTAGCCCCTTGGATGAGGACATTAATGATTAGAGAAGTCCTTAGTGGCAAGTGTTACAAATATCTATACAATTTCTAAAATTGCCTTTGTGTTctttatagcttctatttctttgctaGCGTTTTTATCCCACCtccctttattttaaatgtgtttctaaGGGATCCctgaaacaatatatattttttatcatggCCACTATAAAATCTTCATCAGATAATTCTAACGTCTCTGTCATTTTGGCGTTGGCTTCTATTGTGGTTTTTGAGGAATTTCTCCAGAGCATCTGCATTTTCAGGTTTGTAGCATAGACCGTACCTTTGTATTGTCTGTAGGTGCAATGGTGATGCCtgctttttcattcctgatattgagCCAGatttgttcattctctctttctcttttgtttttccttgatcAATCCTGCCAAGGGTTATTATTTTTAGAGGTTGTTTTTTCCCTGGAAAAacccattttttatgttttgggtCCTCTTTAACTTCTTCCACTTTCTATGGGTCTCATTCATGTTCTTGTTATAATTTCTTGATAGGGATACTGACGTCATTGACCTTCGGTTTCCCTCTTGTCAAACACGTGTTACAGTTAAGACCACAATAGTTGCATCCCACACAGTTTTCAAGTTTGCAGATGAATGCTAccttaatttgtatttctgtagtcaGATTCAGCGAGCATCTTTTCCTATGCTTAAGTgctatttgaatacattttttgtGATTTCTGTTTAGATCTTTTATCCACTTTTCTGTTACTCCTTATATGACTAGATGCGTTTATATATTAGAAAGCTTATCCCTTTGTcacacaaataagaaaacagttttttctggttcattatttttcttttgatgttgcCCAGGCCTTGAACTCTGTTTTAGATTCCCCTCCAGCTAGGGCCTTACTCACCTACTTTTGGAGTTTAAACAGGAGAGCTCATTTTGACCCTTTCTGCCATGGTGGCTTTCATTTATCCCCATGTAAGGTCTGTGAGGTCCGCAGAGCAGATGCCAcaagcaaaggccctggggcccctggggcctgCCATCCCTCAGCTCTGTGATCTCAGGTAAGTTTCAACAACCTCTAGACCTGAGTTTCCTCTCCTGTAATGTCAGCATAATAATTCTGCCCCTTATGGGGCCGTTGGATCcataaataagataatgcatatataatcacttagcacagtgcctggcccacatTGAAGACTTGAggcatggtatttttttaaatgattgtttaCCCAAATTATGCAAACATTTCATGAATAGCTGCTATGTTACCCTAGTGCTATCCTCCATCAGTGCAGGAGAAAGTCCTGTGATCACATGCCTCTTGGCTCACCTGCcgtgtcttttctgttttgtacATGGAATTCTGGATTGTGGCCAGTACCACTGGGTGCTTTGATGGCTGCCCTGAAAATGGAAAGCGGCCAGGCTCTTGGGGTATACTTGCCGTGGCATTGCCTGTGGCCTCTGTTGTCCCCAAGCCCGTGTGACTAGCCTTCTGGTGGTCTTTTAGAGAAGAAGGGGGCAGAGTAAGGGGGGAACTGAAGACCACACATGATTCCGCTGGGATGATCCAAGTTACCTGGTTACCTGTCAGCTGAGCACGACTCACAGCTCTGGAGCTGACAGGTACGGGCTGGCCTACGCTAGCGCTCAGGGAGGTCACCCAACTGGAAGAGCAGGCATCACAGACGAGAGAAGAAGCCTGCGTCCTCTAGAGATGTCTAAGGTTACACAGAGCCACACAAGCTTCCGACATTCATCCTTTTGCAAGTGTCTCTCTGACTCCTACCCCAAGTTGTCCCCTCACACTGCCTTCTGACACccaat
The genomic region above belongs to Suricata suricatta isolate VVHF042 chromosome 2, meerkat_22Aug2017_6uvM2_HiC, whole genome shotgun sequence and contains:
- the TBATA gene encoding protein TBATA isoform X18, with the translated sequence MFSRRTPSNQGHQEKGVQTACSPRAELKPEKKSGYRLQSHRNSSPQKELRIPGIVDFQLIQAALSTPKPQTPVAYRFGRLSHHSFFSRHRPHPQRVTHIQDLTGKPICVVRDNFSLDSLPPATLLPRCLMGMPTISVPIGDPQSNRDPRLSYEAWKKELKNLASRVAVFTKESELKSKEQQEEAQREQGAKYSAETGRLIPTSTQAIGHRHSRQSPWIYPSGKDGAVQTFTLQDRELLGGLILPGIRFSGPVGRGPRAGLQGFHLLPQALTPADHSCSHPLAHLTQSWIFPR